In Desulfarculaceae bacterium, the following are encoded in one genomic region:
- a CDS encoding FAD-dependent oxidoreductase: protein MAPQAPLSIPHSLLERTQRPGLADLDAYLAAGGFELHQLDALDAVKQLRAAGLRRRTTPAEPVFHSWWAFAQQGGTGEMVVDARQRDTLSKAEDRLLGMDPYGLIEALYLAHLSSGASRALVLLDSSLSRHRPALLNAMAELKWRGLPAGSAFELEVRVGQLFNAPSADTAPRLICCVETWYQIKRILTHPDLASAPGGEAGTRLITVGGAVARPGLVEVSLGNTLGTVLTLAGGPDPKHPPRALALDSGAGGFLPPDMTDLPLEPEEMMAAGANPGFATLLAVGAERCLVELTRKAMIRLAQLGEHPSDASRTLTWHAVRLIIQLRIRRGGPEVVEQLEAIAGQLEAMNSPAAWPLTSSLRHFREEWVSHAQGIPCAAMDCLRPLVAPCHATCPAGIDIPSFMALIGQKRYVEAVEVMRKDNPLPFICGLVCPAPCEKSCLRQELDTPISIRAMKAVACRHVLEDQGHYPRPELAPASGHKAAVIGGGPAGLTCAYFLALAGHQVTLFEAQEVMGGTTFLGIPAYRLPREVIDAEVQAIAELGVEMKNGQALGRDFTLDQLKEQGYEAVFLGIGAHEGYRLGIPGETDYPQVHDAITFLRGVSLGTQGAPAAKVVVVGGGNAAMDAARTCRRLGCEVTISYRRTRGEMPAHGEEIDDALAEGINIAFLTMPVEVVGEDGQVTGLKCLRAELGPPDATGRRRPQAMEGSEFIMEAGAIIAAISQRPDLACLGPWAHDDNLCAKTVNADMLSGQTSLGWLYAGGDVVTGPATVVEAVAAGKRAALAMDAQFKGEALDPADTYPTPRAVVAPLLVEADQKASLKRPDIPKLPPLERADSFEQAELGLDDAMALGEARRCLRCDVCIGCGLCQTACAEMGVGALHFRETPANRSALIDFHQAADRCIGCGACSAACPTGAIRLMDRDGVRKTTLAGTVLRELPLLTCDACGKPYLPQLYLDRVASRLSPRQKEGMGGEVICPECARRRAARQFAGVR from the coding sequence ATGGCTCCGCAAGCACCCCTTTCCATTCCCCACTCCCTGTTGGAGCGCACCCAGCGCCCCGGTCTGGCCGACCTGGACGCCTATCTGGCCGCCGGCGGGTTTGAGCTGCACCAGTTGGACGCGCTCGACGCGGTAAAGCAGCTCCGGGCCGCGGGCCTGCGCCGCCGCACCACCCCGGCCGAGCCGGTGTTCCATTCCTGGTGGGCCTTTGCCCAGCAGGGCGGCACGGGCGAGATGGTGGTGGACGCCCGCCAGCGCGACACCCTGTCCAAGGCCGAGGACCGGCTCCTGGGCATGGACCCCTACGGGCTCATCGAGGCGCTCTACCTGGCCCATCTGTCCAGCGGGGCCTCCCGGGCCCTGGTGCTATTGGATTCCAGCCTGTCCCGGCACCGGCCCGCGCTACTCAACGCCATGGCCGAGCTGAAGTGGCGGGGCCTGCCCGCGGGCAGCGCCTTTGAGCTGGAGGTCAGGGTGGGGCAGCTTTTCAACGCGCCCTCGGCCGACACGGCCCCCCGCCTGATCTGCTGCGTGGAGACCTGGTATCAGATCAAGCGCATCCTCACCCACCCCGACCTGGCATCCGCGCCGGGCGGCGAGGCGGGCACCCGCCTGATCACGGTGGGCGGGGCGGTGGCCCGGCCCGGCCTGGTGGAGGTGTCCCTGGGCAACACCCTGGGCACGGTGCTTACCCTGGCCGGAGGCCCGGACCCCAAGCACCCGCCCCGGGCCTTGGCCCTGGATTCCGGCGCGGGCGGCTTTTTGCCCCCGGACATGACCGATTTGCCCCTGGAGCCCGAGGAGATGATGGCCGCCGGGGCCAACCCCGGCTTCGCCACCCTCTTGGCCGTGGGGGCCGAGCGCTGTCTGGTGGAGCTGACCCGCAAGGCCATGATCCGCCTGGCCCAGCTGGGCGAACACCCCTCCGACGCCTCGCGCACCCTCACCTGGCACGCGGTGCGCCTGATCATACAGCTGCGCATCCGGCGGGGCGGCCCGGAGGTGGTGGAGCAGCTGGAGGCCATCGCCGGGCAGCTGGAGGCCATGAACTCCCCGGCCGCCTGGCCCCTGACCAGCAGCCTGCGCCACTTCCGCGAGGAGTGGGTCTCCCACGCCCAGGGCATCCCCTGCGCGGCCATGGACTGTTTGCGCCCCCTGGTGGCCCCCTGCCACGCCACTTGCCCGGCGGGCATCGACATCCCCTCCTTCATGGCCCTGATCGGCCAAAAGCGCTACGTGGAAGCGGTGGAGGTGATGCGCAAGGACAATCCTCTGCCTTTCATCTGCGGCCTGGTGTGCCCGGCCCCTTGCGAGAAATCCTGCTTGCGCCAGGAACTGGACACGCCCATCAGCATTAGGGCCATGAAGGCGGTGGCCTGCCGCCACGTTTTGGAAGACCAGGGCCACTACCCCCGGCCCGAGCTGGCCCCGGCCAGCGGCCACAAGGCCGCGGTGATCGGCGGCGGCCCGGCCGGCCTGACCTGCGCCTACTTCCTGGCCCTGGCCGGTCACCAAGTGACCCTATTCGAGGCCCAGGAGGTCATGGGCGGCACCACCTTCCTGGGCATTCCGGCCTACCGCCTGCCCCGCGAGGTGATCGACGCCGAGGTCCAGGCCATCGCCGAGCTGGGGGTGGAGATGAAAAACGGCCAGGCCCTGGGCCGCGATTTCACCCTGGACCAGCTCAAGGAGCAGGGCTACGAGGCGGTGTTTTTGGGCATCGGGGCCCACGAGGGCTACCGCCTGGGCATCCCCGGCGAGACCGACTATCCCCAGGTGCACGACGCCATCACCTTCCTTCGGGGCGTGTCCCTGGGCACCCAGGGCGCCCCGGCCGCCAAGGTGGTGGTGGTGGGCGGCGGCAACGCGGCCATGGACGCGGCGCGCACCTGCCGCCGCCTGGGCTGCGAGGTGACCATCAGCTACCGCCGCACCCGGGGCGAGATGCCGGCCCACGGCGAGGAGATCGACGACGCCCTGGCCGAGGGCATCAACATCGCCTTTCTCACCATGCCCGTGGAGGTGGTGGGCGAGGATGGCCAGGTCACGGGCCTCAAGTGCCTGCGGGCCGAGTTGGGGCCCCCGGACGCCACCGGCCGCCGCCGCCCCCAGGCCATGGAGGGCAGCGAGTTCATCATGGAGGCCGGGGCCATCATCGCGGCCATCAGCCAGCGGCCGGACCTGGCCTGCCTGGGCCCCTGGGCCCACGACGACAACCTCTGCGCCAAGACGGTGAACGCCGACATGCTCAGCGGCCAGACCTCCCTGGGCTGGCTCTACGCCGGCGGCGACGTGGTGACCGGCCCGGCCACGGTGGTGGAGGCGGTGGCCGCGGGCAAGCGGGCCGCCCTGGCCATGGACGCCCAGTTCAAGGGCGAGGCCCTGGACCCGGCGGACACCTATCCCACCCCCCGGGCGGTGGTGGCCCCCCTGCTGGTGGAAGCGGACCAAAAGGCCAGCCTCAAGCGGCCCGACATCCCCAAGCTGCCCCCCCTGGAGCGGGCGGACAGCTTCGAGCAGGCCGAGCTGGGGCTCGATGACGCCATGGCCCTGGGCGAGGCCCGGCGCTGCCTGCGCTGCGACGTGTGCATCGGATGCGGCCTGTGCCAGACCGCCTGCGCCGAGATGGGGGTGGGGGCCTTGCACTTCCGCGAGACCCCGGCCAACCGCAGCGCGCTCATCGACTTCCATCAGGCGGCGGACCGCTGTATCGGCTGCGGAGCCTGCTCGGCGGCTTGCCCCACCGGGGCCATCCGGCTTATGGACCGGGACGGGGTGCGCAAGACCACCCTGGCCGGCACGGTGCTTCGCGAGCTGCCCCTGCTCACCTGCGATGCCTGCGGCAAGCCCTATCTGCCCCAGCTATACCTGGACCGGGTGGCCAGCCGCCTGAGCCCGCGGCAAAAGGAGGGCATGGGCGGGGAGGTGATTTGCCCCGAATGCGCCCGCCGGCGGGCCGCCCGCCAGTTCGCCGGGGTTCGCTGA
- a CDS encoding 4Fe-4S binding protein gives MSKYFLLQDSERCIGCLACEIHCKTNKDLPMGPSLCKNMSVGPVEVKDIPRVRFVFMPCFHCEEPWCMNVCPSGAIKRRAKDGIVFIEPSLCIGCKSCITACPWGACQWNPVTAKAVKCDYCMERVDQGLKPACVTKCLTQCLDFGSAENLPTGQRERFAAAVARDHFNPKV, from the coding sequence ATGAGCAAATATTTCCTTCTGCAAGACTCGGAGCGCTGCATAGGCTGCCTGGCTTGCGAGATTCATTGCAAAACCAACAAGGACCTGCCCATGGGCCCGTCCTTGTGCAAGAACATGTCGGTGGGCCCGGTGGAGGTTAAGGACATCCCCCGGGTGCGCTTCGTGTTCATGCCCTGTTTCCACTGCGAGGAACCCTGGTGCATGAACGTGTGCCCCTCCGGGGCCATCAAGCGCCGGGCCAAGGACGGCATCGTGTTCATCGAGCCCAGCCTGTGCATCGGCTGCAAGAGCTGCATCACCGCCTGTCCCTGGGGAGCCTGCCAGTGGAACCCGGTCACGGCCAAGGCGGTCAAGTGCGACTATTGCATGGAGCGGGTGGACCAGGGCCTCAAGCCGGCCTGCGTCACCAAGTGCCTGACCCAGTGCCTGGACTTCGGCAGCGCCGAGAATCTGCCCACCGGCCAGCGGGAGCGCTTCGCCGCCGCGGTGGCCCGCGACCACTTCAACCCCAAGGTCTAG
- a CDS encoding molybdopterin-dependent oxidoreductase, whose amino-acid sequence MDGKKAPNVSGVDSPGRRTVYSICGMCAVRCPIQVEVEDGRVVWVQGNPNDKGMGTSLCAKGAAGIPFEYDDERPQYPLIRTGPRGSGQWRRATWDEALDYIADKLKEVIEKYGGKGVALSDRGGPFNDLTKTFIKSLGSPNYFNHDCTCGRNAHHAAKSLFGMGRKDWGMDIKNTKHLVLYGRNMIESLQVKEAKDFIEALGKGAKVTYIDVRATLTASKASRFWMIRPNTEYALNLAWINVVLAEKLYNAEFVSKWVEGLDELESFVKEYTPEWAEKVTGVSAEEIKAAIREIAADAPQVIFHLGWMTARHRQSFHTSRTAHILNALMGNFEVTGGLIAAKGPGDYGLKGVNKLEDRVTKPTDERVDQIGTKYKHWDSGPGLAHMLFANMLTGEPYQVGAYFAYRHDPLTSIPDPEAIQKGMDKLDLLVAIDVNYSETAWYADVILPETTYLERGSLVAQKKGGKPSLQVRDQCIAPRFDSRPAWWIFREILRRMGKSEALEFETIEDIWHYQLDGTGVSPAQLREKGVIGLAKDAIMRDREDGLGFKTASGKIEIISPVLSEAGLPSLAPFYEAPPKEPGQFNLVFGRVGWLAHGQSTNNPLLNELMPENALWINSKVAAELGIADGDTIKVSSDGAEAVGKVKVTEYIHPEAAFMVHGFGRTVPLQTRAYKKGMADQRLMKGKLTDYDPAGGGNNLTETVVTVTKA is encoded by the coding sequence ATGGACGGCAAAAAGGCTCCCAACGTCTCGGGAGTGGACAGCCCCGGCCGCCGGACGGTCTACAGCATCTGCGGCATGTGCGCGGTGCGCTGCCCCATCCAAGTAGAGGTTGAAGACGGCCGGGTGGTGTGGGTTCAGGGCAACCCCAACGACAAGGGCATGGGCACCAGCCTGTGCGCCAAGGGCGCGGCGGGCATCCCCTTTGAGTACGACGACGAGCGGCCCCAGTACCCCCTTATCCGCACCGGCCCCCGGGGCTCCGGCCAGTGGCGCCGGGCCACCTGGGACGAGGCCCTGGACTACATTGCGGACAAGCTGAAAGAGGTCATCGAGAAGTACGGCGGCAAGGGCGTGGCCCTTTCCGACCGCGGCGGCCCCTTCAACGACCTGACCAAGACCTTCATCAAGTCCCTGGGTTCGCCCAACTACTTCAACCACGACTGTACCTGCGGGCGCAACGCTCACCACGCCGCCAAGAGCCTTTTCGGCATGGGCCGCAAGGACTGGGGCATGGACATCAAGAACACCAAGCATTTGGTGCTCTACGGCCGCAACATGATCGAGTCGCTGCAGGTGAAGGAGGCCAAGGACTTCATCGAGGCCCTGGGCAAGGGCGCCAAGGTCACCTACATCGACGTGCGGGCCACCCTCACCGCCTCCAAGGCCAGCCGCTTCTGGATGATCCGGCCCAACACCGAGTACGCCCTCAACCTGGCCTGGATCAACGTTGTCCTGGCCGAAAAGCTATACAATGCCGAATTCGTTAGCAAATGGGTGGAGGGCCTCGACGAGCTGGAGAGCTTCGTAAAGGAGTACACCCCGGAGTGGGCCGAGAAGGTCACCGGGGTGAGCGCCGAGGAGATCAAGGCGGCCATCCGCGAGATCGCCGCCGACGCGCCCCAGGTCATCTTCCACCTGGGCTGGATGACCGCCCGTCACCGCCAGAGCTTCCACACCAGCCGCACCGCCCACATCCTCAACGCCCTTATGGGCAACTTCGAGGTAACCGGCGGCCTGATCGCGGCCAAGGGACCGGGGGATTACGGCCTCAAGGGCGTGAACAAGCTCGAAGACAGGGTGACCAAACCCACCGACGAGCGGGTTGACCAGATCGGCACCAAGTACAAGCATTGGGACTCCGGCCCCGGCCTGGCCCACATGCTCTTCGCCAACATGCTCACCGGCGAGCCCTATCAGGTGGGGGCCTACTTCGCCTACCGCCACGACCCCCTGACCAGCATTCCGGACCCCGAGGCCATCCAAAAGGGCATGGACAAGCTGGACCTGCTGGTGGCCATCGACGTTAACTACTCCGAGACCGCCTGGTACGCCGACGTGATCCTGCCCGAGACCACCTATCTGGAGCGCGGCAGCTTGGTGGCCCAGAAGAAGGGCGGCAAGCCCAGCCTTCAGGTGCGCGACCAGTGCATCGCCCCGCGCTTCGACAGCCGGCCGGCCTGGTGGATCTTCCGCGAGATCCTCCGGCGGATGGGCAAGAGCGAGGCCCTGGAGTTCGAGACCATCGAGGACATCTGGCATTACCAGCTGGACGGCACCGGGGTGAGCCCGGCCCAGCTTCGCGAAAAGGGCGTGATCGGCCTGGCCAAGGACGCCATCATGCGCGACCGCGAGGACGGCCTGGGCTTCAAGACCGCCTCGGGCAAGATCGAGATCATCTCCCCGGTGCTCAGCGAGGCGGGGCTGCCCAGCCTGGCCCCCTTCTACGAGGCCCCGCCCAAGGAGCCGGGCCAGTTCAACCTGGTCTTCGGCCGGGTGGGCTGGTTGGCCCACGGCCAGAGCACCAACAACCCCCTGCTCAACGAGCTGATGCCCGAGAACGCCCTGTGGATAAACTCCAAGGTGGCGGCCGAGCTGGGCATCGCCGACGGCGACACCATCAAGGTGAGCTCCGACGGGGCCGAGGCCGTGGGCAAGGTGAAGGTCACCGAGTACATCCACCCCGAGGCTGCCTTCATGGTGCACGGCTTCGGGCGCACGGTTCCCTTGCAGACCCGGGCCTACAAAAAGGGCATGGCCGACCAGCGCCTGATGAAGGGCAAGCTGACCGACTATGACCCGGCCGGCGGGGGCAACAACCTCACCGAGACGGTGGTGACAGTGACCAAGGCCTAG